Proteins co-encoded in one Polynucleobacter sp. MG-6-Vaara-E2 genomic window:
- the waaC gene encoding lipopolysaccharide heptosyltransferase I: protein MANSSATPKILLVKLSSLGDVLHNLPIVWDIRARLPNAQIDWVVEEAYVQLLTPLLSRDGFRGIDRIIPFGLRRWKKSLLSKKSWQEFFTFKDELQKFNYDFIIETQGLLKSALVCSLAKKSPDAKVSGLANATEFSGYEPIARGFYDQSVHVPFHCHAVDRSRYVACSALNLPLIDRSEKAQFYPASYVESVVDSKLAGLEKPYVLFFHSTAREAKRWSNANWIALGKKLSSLGYQVVLPWGSSAEEEISNGLAAQIPGSLVPDAFSIEAAFSVIANAALVVGVDTGLTHLSAVLNKPTVEIYGDSPRWKTEGYWSAKIRNVGDIQAPPTIDEVAKASLDLLT from the coding sequence ATGGCCAATTCAAGTGCAACCCCAAAAATATTATTAGTAAAGTTATCCTCTTTAGGGGATGTACTCCATAACTTACCCATAGTTTGGGATATTCGAGCACGCCTGCCTAACGCTCAAATTGACTGGGTAGTTGAGGAGGCTTATGTTCAACTCTTGACGCCACTCCTGAGTCGAGATGGCTTTCGGGGAATAGATCGTATTATTCCTTTTGGATTACGTCGCTGGAAGAAATCTTTATTAAGTAAAAAATCATGGCAAGAATTTTTTACTTTCAAAGATGAACTGCAAAAATTTAACTATGACTTTATTATTGAAACCCAAGGCTTATTGAAGTCTGCTTTAGTTTGTTCTTTAGCCAAAAAAAGTCCAGATGCCAAAGTGTCAGGGCTTGCTAATGCCACTGAATTTTCTGGATATGAACCAATAGCGCGAGGGTTTTATGATCAATCCGTTCACGTTCCCTTCCATTGCCACGCTGTGGATCGCTCGCGTTATGTTGCTTGTTCAGCGCTAAATTTACCATTGATCGACAGATCAGAAAAAGCTCAGTTTTATCCTGCAAGTTATGTTGAGTCTGTTGTTGATTCGAAATTGGCAGGACTGGAAAAGCCTTATGTTCTGTTCTTCCATTCAACTGCACGCGAAGCTAAGCGCTGGTCCAATGCTAATTGGATTGCCCTGGGAAAGAAACTTTCGAGTCTTGGGTATCAAGTTGTTCTCCCATGGGGAAGTTCAGCCGAGGAAGAGATTAGCAATGGGCTGGCAGCACAAATCCCCGGATCTCTAGTGCCGGATGCATTTTCAATTGAAGCTGCGTTTTCTGTGATTGCTAATGCAGCTTTGGTAGTCGGTGTTGATACTGGTTTAACCCATTTATCTGCAGTATTAAATAAACCCACCGTCGAGATTTATGGCGACTCTCCGAGGTGGAAAACCGAAGGCTACTGGTCAGCAAAGATTCGAAATGTTGGGGACATTCAAGCGCCACCAACAATTGATGAAGTTGCCAAAGCTTCTCTAGATCTTCTTACTTGA